One genomic region from Spirochaeta lutea encodes:
- the dnaE gene encoding DNA polymerase III subunit alpha — MAEFVHLHNHSDFSLLRASSTIGGLTKKARSMAMPALALTDDGNLFGALRFYQACKSGEQPLNPIIGCDFFLANDSRHNKSITENANKYNRLVLLATSELGYRNLMKLSSVGYTEGFYYKPRIDKEVLAQYNRDLVALSGSMGGEIPQLITRNRVDEARKVAAWYRDLFGPQHFYLEMTDHGIPEQKIINKTLLQFSKELDIPLVATNDTYYLDREDSNAQDILLCIGNKRKKNEPGRFKFSSDQFYLKTPEEMHRLFGEIPEALTNTLAIAEMCNLEMNLPGPLLPDFDIPAQYQSPDEYLRAIANQGLKDRYGAITEDLQKRLDYELSIIIGMGFTGYFLIVWDFIRYAKEHDIPVGPGRGSGAGSIVAYCMQITDIDPIKYNLLFERFLNPDRVSMPDFDIDFCFERRQEVIDYVTRKYGSEKVGQIITFGTLKAKAVIRDVARVLDLPFSEADRIAKLIPDDLKITIPKALEQEPKLQELKDQGGVYQELLETAQKLEKLSRHASTHAAGVVIGKDELTTYVPLFRDPKTGAVSTQFTMDLLEDCGLVKMDFLGLKTLTLITNTEKLIRARGIEFSETDIPEDDQRTFEMLGQGKSAAVFQFESEGMQQTLKKAKPTCIEDLIALNALYRPGPMDNIPQFIDSKWGRIPIRYPHPSLESVLKETYGVIVYQEQVMEIVQIIGGFSLGEADILRRAMGKKKEKEMARMYVRYMEGAKQKGIDEKTAEEIFELLKPFAGYGFNKSHAAAYSVLAYKTAYLKANYPAEFMAANLTNEINSPDKFSQYMAETKAMGIPIEAPDINKSDKYFTVNEGRIFFGLMGMKGVGTSAVDEIIQNRQAQGPFSGFEDFLERIDLKTVNRKVVEIMIMCGVFDSLLPCRKALFDNLEAYMDIASAKKESRAFGQTSLFDDSPEDEFPSPTPDLTQEFDLLELLAYEKETMGYYFSGHPMDKFREQWERGTNINLARLDRAQHESRYALVALVTAFRSIITKKGTRMAFGTMEDYQGSLEFVLFPDTFAQIGETVVPDTVLGFIGNLDTSRERPQLIIEEVRQPDEMDEIDSGEIHIRLNEYATDQESLLEFRGFLHERPGNCPVYLHMKDERGTEYIIRAATQLKVSGLQSSLQELEQHPSVLELWKEFPQLSTPRKPKEFNFLEAGFPQDDQEEIDSPEAVTL, encoded by the coding sequence GTGGCTGAGTTTGTTCATTTGCATAACCATTCCGACTTTAGTTTGCTCCGGGCGTCCAGTACCATCGGCGGTCTTACAAAAAAAGCACGGTCTATGGCTATGCCCGCCCTGGCCCTCACGGATGATGGTAACCTATTCGGAGCGCTCCGGTTCTACCAGGCATGTAAATCCGGAGAACAGCCCCTAAATCCCATCATTGGATGTGATTTTTTCCTGGCCAACGACAGCCGTCATAATAAATCCATTACCGAAAATGCAAATAAGTATAACCGCCTGGTACTACTGGCAACCTCCGAGCTGGGGTACCGGAACCTCATGAAACTCAGCTCAGTGGGATACACCGAGGGGTTCTACTACAAACCGCGTATCGATAAAGAGGTGCTCGCCCAGTACAACCGGGACCTGGTAGCCCTGTCGGGCAGTATGGGCGGGGAGATTCCCCAGCTCATCACCCGGAACCGGGTTGATGAGGCGCGGAAGGTAGCCGCCTGGTACCGGGATCTCTTCGGCCCCCAGCACTTCTACCTGGAAATGACCGACCACGGCATCCCCGAGCAGAAGATTATCAATAAAACCCTTCTGCAGTTCTCCAAGGAACTCGACATTCCTCTGGTAGCGACCAATGACACCTACTATCTTGACCGGGAAGATTCCAATGCCCAGGATATACTTCTCTGTATAGGCAACAAACGAAAGAAAAATGAACCAGGCCGCTTCAAGTTTTCCAGCGACCAATTCTACCTCAAAACCCCCGAGGAAATGCACCGGCTTTTCGGCGAGATCCCCGAAGCCCTCACCAACACCCTAGCCATCGCTGAAATGTGTAACCTCGAAATGAACCTTCCCGGCCCGCTGTTGCCGGATTTCGACATACCAGCCCAATACCAGAGCCCGGATGAATATCTCCGAGCCATTGCAAACCAAGGCTTGAAGGACCGGTACGGAGCGATCACTGAAGACCTGCAGAAGCGCCTGGATTACGAACTCTCCATCATCATTGGCATGGGGTTTACCGGATACTTTCTCATCGTCTGGGATTTTATCCGGTACGCCAAGGAGCACGATATTCCCGTAGGGCCGGGTCGGGGATCCGGCGCAGGCTCAATCGTTGCCTACTGCATGCAAATCACCGACATCGACCCCATAAAATACAACCTTCTGTTTGAGCGTTTTCTAAACCCCGACCGGGTGAGCATGCCGGATTTTGACATCGACTTCTGCTTTGAACGGCGCCAGGAGGTCATCGACTACGTTACCCGAAAATACGGCTCTGAGAAGGTTGGTCAGATCATTACCTTCGGAACCCTTAAGGCCAAGGCCGTCATCCGGGACGTAGCCCGGGTGCTTGATCTCCCATTCTCAGAGGCTGATAGGATCGCGAAGCTTATCCCCGACGATCTTAAAATTACTATTCCCAAGGCCTTAGAGCAGGAACCAAAACTTCAGGAGTTAAAGGATCAGGGAGGCGTCTACCAGGAGCTCCTGGAAACCGCCCAAAAACTGGAAAAACTCAGCCGCCACGCATCCACCCATGCCGCCGGGGTCGTCATCGGCAAGGATGAACTTACCACCTATGTTCCCCTCTTCCGCGATCCGAAAACCGGGGCCGTATCAACCCAGTTCACCATGGATCTGCTGGAGGACTGCGGACTGGTTAAGATGGATTTTTTGGGATTAAAAACCCTCACCCTCATCACGAACACCGAAAAGCTTATCCGTGCCAGGGGAATCGAATTCAGCGAAACCGACATTCCCGAGGACGATCAACGCACCTTTGAGATGCTGGGACAGGGAAAATCCGCTGCTGTGTTCCAGTTTGAATCCGAGGGCATGCAGCAAACCCTGAAGAAAGCCAAACCCACCTGTATAGAAGACCTCATCGCCTTGAATGCCCTGTACCGTCCGGGACCCATGGATAATATTCCCCAATTCATCGATTCCAAATGGGGACGAATTCCTATCCGCTATCCCCACCCAAGTCTTGAATCGGTTCTCAAGGAAACCTACGGCGTTATCGTCTACCAGGAACAGGTAATGGAAATCGTCCAGATTATCGGCGGATTCAGCCTTGGGGAGGCAGATATCCTTCGGCGAGCCATGGGAAAAAAGAAAGAAAAAGAAATGGCCCGGATGTATGTACGGTACATGGAAGGAGCCAAACAGAAGGGGATCGATGAAAAAACCGCCGAAGAAATCTTTGAGCTCCTAAAACCTTTTGCCGGATACGGATTCAACAAGAGCCATGCTGCCGCCTATTCGGTCCTTGCCTATAAGACAGCCTATCTGAAGGCAAACTACCCTGCGGAGTTCATGGCGGCAAACCTGACCAATGAAATTAACAGCCCCGATAAGTTTTCCCAGTACATGGCAGAAACCAAGGCTATGGGCATTCCCATTGAGGCTCCTGATATTAATAAATCGGACAAGTACTTCACCGTTAACGAGGGCCGCATTTTCTTCGGTCTGATGGGCATGAAGGGGGTTGGCACCAGTGCTGTGGACGAGATCATCCAAAACCGCCAGGCTCAGGGGCCGTTCTCAGGGTTTGAGGACTTTCTCGAGCGGATCGACCTGAAAACCGTAAACCGTAAGGTAGTGGAAATAATGATCATGTGCGGGGTTTTTGATTCCCTGCTGCCATGCCGTAAGGCACTCTTCGACAACCTCGAAGCCTACATGGATATTGCATCCGCCAAGAAGGAAAGCAGAGCCTTCGGTCAAACCAGTCTCTTTGACGACTCCCCCGAGGACGAGTTCCCCTCACCCACCCCGGATCTCACCCAGGAGTTCGATCTACTGGAACTCCTTGCCTATGAAAAAGAAACCATGGGATACTACTTCTCCGGTCACCCCATGGATAAATTCCGGGAACAGTGGGAGCGGGGCACAAACATCAACCTTGCCCGGCTGGACCGAGCCCAACACGAGTCCCGGTACGCCCTGGTGGCTTTGGTGACGGCCTTTCGAAGCATTATCACCAAAAAGGGTACCCGAATGGCCTTCGGAACCATGGAAGACTACCAAGGTAGCCTCGAATTCGTGCTATTTCCCGATACCTTTGCCCAAATCGGCGAGACCGTGGTACCGGACACCGTGCTCGGCTTCATCGGTAACCTGGATACCAGCCGGGAGCGCCCCCAGCTCATCATTGAGGAAGTCCGCCAACCCGATGAGATGGACGAAATCGATTCAGGCGAGATCCACATCCGCCTGAACGAATATGCCACTGATCAAGAATCCCTCCTGGAGTTCCGAGGATTCTTACATGAACGACCGGGAAACTGCCCGGTCTACCTTCACATGAAGGACGAAAGAGGAACCGAATATATCATCCGGGCTGCGACCCAGTTAAAGGTCTCCGGATTGCAGTCTTCCCTCCAAGAGTTGGAACAGCATCCCTCGGTACTGGAGCTCTGGAAGGAATTTCCTCAGCTCAGCACACCCAGGAAACCCAAAGAATTTAATTTTTTGGAGGCTGGCTTTCCCCAGGATGACCAAGAAGAAATCGATTCCCCCGAGGCGGTCACCCTATGA
- a CDS encoding cation:proton antiporter domain-containing protein: MNHTGLPSLPFTDPVLIFGTVMALLLIAPLAARKLRLPELIGLIIAGVVIGPYGLGVLARDQTVELLGKVGLMYIMFLAGLEIDLNQVKSNRGPTLIFGLLTFSIPLVLGTALGMGVFAMSFPVAVLLASMFSSHTLLTMPAAGKLGLTKHPVVTTAVGGTIITDTLALIILAIVTSSSQGSTDLWFWLRLFGFMAAYTVAMVLLIPRLARWFFRHFGRDETLEFVFVIAVTFMAGYLAYMSGLEPIIGAFLAGLTLNSLIPEKSLLMTRIHFTGDAIFIPFFMLSVGMLVDISLFLQPGPVWIIIGGMIITALVSKWFASKLAQVILGLSGPEGSLLYGLTVNQAAATLAAVLVGFNLGLFSQEIISGTILMIGITCLAGSIITDRRGRQIALSLTQEPSLPRNPGGLTDRILIPQHSKDQTKQLVDLALLLSGGTSTTTLLPMRVALEGSESEKEIAQSEAILAHAVVRILSAGGEAQPVTTLDINVPRGILRALREQRATCLLMPWDGDPAPRYRVFSRTIDQCLSSSTQAALIFRPSARLENARRCHIIIPPLMHHHPGFTAALSLLVPLANQAGVSLQISAQPREIAVSKRVLGQIKSLPETEYTPLPQWTFLRQHLSQGVHPQDLVVLLMPRQEELSWQPKLNRLPKLLSELFPRNPLLCLLPPRTPQAPQEQDLPLPKSLESTPFQLDEPPVTYLFGFPNPQIKELCSELIARMPDIAPSSRLIQDLLRISQEEPVLLVDQVVLIHSHRKEVHKTQIAIGTADQDIRLPLVDQSIRVVVLLLNPLDQDPSVHLQILSRIARMIHRPEYLPALLSSRSQEEFQEKLSRIRGE; encoded by the coding sequence ATGAATCACACCGGTCTGCCAAGCCTACCCTTTACGGATCCCGTCCTGATTTTCGGAACGGTTATGGCCTTGCTGCTCATCGCGCCCTTGGCAGCCCGGAAGCTCCGCCTCCCGGAACTCATCGGACTCATCATCGCCGGGGTGGTCATCGGCCCCTACGGCCTGGGAGTCCTGGCAAGAGATCAAACGGTGGAGCTCCTCGGCAAGGTCGGCCTCATGTACATCATGTTCCTAGCCGGTTTGGAGATTGATCTGAACCAGGTCAAATCGAACCGCGGCCCGACCCTGATATTCGGACTCTTGACCTTCTCCATTCCCCTGGTCCTGGGTACGGCCTTGGGAATGGGGGTCTTCGCCATGAGTTTTCCCGTGGCAGTACTCCTGGCAAGTATGTTCTCCAGCCACACCCTGTTAACCATGCCTGCGGCGGGAAAGCTTGGGCTCACCAAGCATCCCGTGGTAACCACCGCGGTGGGCGGCACCATCATTACCGATACCCTGGCATTGATCATCCTGGCCATAGTCACCTCCAGCAGTCAGGGCTCTACCGATCTCTGGTTCTGGCTCAGGCTCTTCGGGTTCATGGCGGCATACACCGTGGCCATGGTACTTCTCATTCCCCGGTTAGCTCGATGGTTCTTCCGGCATTTTGGCCGGGATGAGACCCTGGAGTTCGTGTTTGTCATCGCCGTTACCTTTATGGCAGGATACCTGGCATACATGTCAGGCCTGGAACCGATTATTGGAGCATTCCTCGCAGGCCTCACCCTCAATTCTCTGATTCCAGAAAAAAGCCTGCTCATGACCCGCATTCATTTTACCGGCGATGCCATTTTCATCCCCTTCTTCATGCTCTCCGTTGGAATGCTGGTGGATATTTCCCTGTTTCTCCAGCCCGGCCCGGTGTGGATCATCATCGGCGGCATGATTATCACAGCTCTAGTCAGTAAGTGGTTTGCTTCTAAGCTTGCCCAGGTGATTCTAGGGCTCTCCGGCCCGGAAGGGAGCCTTCTCTACGGATTGACGGTGAATCAGGCCGCGGCAACCCTGGCAGCAGTCCTCGTAGGATTCAATCTGGGTCTGTTTTCCCAAGAGATCATCTCCGGTACCATCCTGATGATAGGCATTACCTGCCTGGCGGGCTCCATCATAACCGACCGTCGGGGCCGTCAAATCGCCCTTTCCCTCACCCAGGAACCCAGCCTTCCCAGAAACCCCGGGGGGCTCACAGACCGAATCCTGATCCCCCAGCACTCCAAGGATCAAACAAAACAGCTGGTGGACCTTGCCCTGCTGCTCTCCGGAGGGACCTCAACCACCACCTTGCTTCCCATGCGGGTCGCCCTGGAGGGCAGCGAATCGGAAAAAGAGATAGCCCAAAGCGAGGCGATCCTGGCCCACGCCGTAGTCCGTATCCTTTCCGCTGGAGGCGAGGCTCAGCCGGTAACCACCCTGGACATCAACGTACCCCGGGGGATTCTCCGGGCCCTGCGGGAACAGCGTGCGACCTGTCTTCTCATGCCCTGGGACGGCGACCCAGCTCCCCGCTACCGGGTTTTCAGCCGGACCATCGATCAATGCCTCTCCAGTTCAACCCAGGCAGCCCTTATTTTTAGACCGAGCGCACGCCTGGAGAACGCAAGACGCTGTCATATCATCATCCCCCCCCTGATGCACCATCACCCGGGATTTACCGCCGCCCTCTCCCTCCTGGTTCCCCTGGCAAACCAAGCCGGGGTATCCCTACAGATTTCGGCCCAGCCCCGGGAAATCGCCGTCTCAAAGCGGGTACTAGGGCAGATCAAATCCCTCCCGGAAACCGAATACACCCCCCTGCCGCAATGGACATTCCTGCGGCAACACCTCAGCCAGGGTGTGCACCCCCAAGACCTGGTCGTTCTGCTCATGCCCCGCCAAGAAGAATTATCCTGGCAGCCGAAGCTCAACCGTCTTCCCAAGCTTTTATCGGAGCTGTTTCCCCGGAACCCCCTTCTCTGCCTGCTGCCTCCCCGCACACCCCAAGCCCCCCAGGAACAGGATCTTCCCCTTCCCAAGTCCCTGGAATCCACCCCGTTTCAGCTGGATGAACCGCCGGTTACCTACCTATTCGGGTTTCCCAACCCGCAGATCAAGGAGCTCTGCTCCGAACTCATCGCCAGAATGCCGGATATCGCCCCCTCTTCCCGCCTTATCCAGGATCTATTACGGATCAGCCAGGAAGAACCAGTGCTCCTGGTGGACCAGGTGGTGCTCATTCACAGCCACCGCAAGGAAGTACATAAAACCCAGATCGCCATCGGAACCGCTGATCAGGATATCCGCCTGCCCCTGGTGGACCAGTCTATCCGGGTGGTGGTATTGCTGTTAAATCCCCTCGACCAGGACCCCTCCGTCCATCTGCAAATCCTGTCCAGGATTGCACGGATGATCCACCGGCCCGAGTATCTCCCTGCCCTGCTCTCATCCCGGAGCCAAGAAGAATTCCAGGAAAAACTCTCCCGTATCCGGGGTGAGTAA
- the recG gene encoding ATP-dependent DNA helicase RecG — protein sequence MTTQELTQPVSRLPGVGPKLLERLTKAGYGTLGELLQLTPRTYEDRITCRPLNQGAGPAPTRIITIIRVLHHDYFGPPHRQVLKIHIQDFTARASLVCFGRNFLAQTLTPGSIFYLSGVFTRRYGEIQSSDFETEPVDSRQLEQWKQHLQTTPDAPQLPPSRQFGRILPVYPGIAGLGQGQLRSILAAAVQHYGKHLTDPLPEDIRDQYNLMPYPMAIQYLHQSPSLEQARRALQRLAFQELLLLQLQLGKTARDRKKHHRNEPSLDQSPQIWTDLSAHPRIGPSISILPFQLTPDQIAVIHQILQDLQNQTAMARLLQGDVGSGKTLTAILCALEIVRQGRQVVFMAPTELLAKQHADTVHRYVAFQGVRAAFLSGSLTGKPRDTLLSALRTGEIDILVGTHAVFTQDVEFRDLGFAIIDEQHRFGVMQRQQLLSKGDFVHLLLMSATPIPRTLALTVYGDIEITTIRSKPAGRKPVETHLARMGNEQKVYEFVYREVSRGRQAYFVYPRIEDPADQTASSPPPPSETAEGPSLPKSSHTLNTPGPGSDAPSSDAPSPSPPLKSAEQMYSLLSREHFAGYTVALLHGGMKEEEKHEIMTNFSMGSIQVLVATTVVEVGVDVANATCLVVEHAEAFGLSALHQLRGRVGRGTEQSYAFLVYQEPLTDIAKQRLKILKQTTDGFAIAEKDLELRGPGDLGGVQQSGFLHFVFADLTRDQELLSQTRQLADAILNQDPELSSPDHRALGMLLTLL from the coding sequence GTGACCACCCAAGAACTTACCCAACCGGTATCCCGGCTTCCCGGGGTTGGCCCCAAGCTTCTCGAGCGGTTAACCAAGGCAGGCTACGGAACCCTCGGCGAACTTCTACAGCTCACTCCCCGGACCTACGAAGACCGCATAACCTGCCGCCCCCTTAACCAGGGAGCAGGTCCGGCACCCACCCGGATCATCACCATCATCCGGGTTCTCCACCACGACTACTTCGGCCCGCCCCACCGGCAGGTCCTGAAGATCCACATCCAAGACTTCACAGCCCGGGCAAGCCTCGTATGCTTCGGTAGAAATTTCCTCGCCCAAACCCTTACCCCGGGGAGTATTTTTTACCTATCCGGGGTCTTTACCCGGCGGTACGGCGAGATTCAAAGCTCCGATTTCGAAACCGAACCTGTTGATTCCCGACAGCTGGAACAGTGGAAACAGCATCTTCAAACCACCCCCGATGCCCCCCAGCTCCCCCCATCCCGGCAGTTCGGCCGGATTCTCCCCGTATATCCCGGTATCGCCGGCCTCGGCCAGGGCCAGCTGCGGTCAATCCTGGCAGCCGCTGTACAGCACTACGGAAAACACCTAACCGATCCTCTTCCCGAGGATATCCGGGACCAGTACAATCTGATGCCCTATCCAATGGCCATTCAATACCTCCATCAAAGCCCGTCTCTGGAGCAGGCTCGCCGCGCCCTTCAGCGCCTGGCCTTCCAGGAACTGCTACTCCTCCAGCTACAGCTTGGGAAAACAGCCCGGGACCGAAAGAAGCACCATCGGAACGAACCTTCCCTGGACCAATCGCCCCAGATCTGGACCGATCTCTCCGCCCATCCCCGCATTGGGCCGAGCATTAGCATCCTGCCCTTCCAACTCACCCCGGACCAGATCGCAGTCATTCATCAAATCCTCCAGGATCTTCAGAACCAGACTGCCATGGCCCGGCTGCTCCAGGGGGATGTGGGCTCGGGAAAAACCCTCACAGCCATTCTCTGCGCCCTGGAAATTGTCAGGCAGGGCCGCCAGGTTGTGTTCATGGCACCCACCGAGCTTCTGGCAAAACAGCACGCCGATACGGTTCATCGCTACGTTGCCTTTCAGGGAGTGCGGGCCGCCTTTTTATCCGGTTCATTAACGGGGAAACCCCGGGATACCCTGCTCTCGGCACTCCGGACGGGAGAAATCGATATTCTCGTGGGGACCCATGCCGTCTTCACCCAGGATGTGGAATTCCGGGACCTGGGATTCGCCATCATCGATGAACAGCACCGTTTCGGTGTCATGCAGCGCCAGCAACTGCTCTCCAAGGGGGATTTTGTTCACCTCCTGCTCATGAGCGCCACCCCGATCCCCAGGACGCTGGCCCTCACGGTATATGGTGATATCGAAATCACTACCATCCGTTCCAAACCCGCCGGAAGAAAACCCGTAGAAACCCACCTTGCCCGAATGGGCAACGAACAGAAGGTCTACGAATTCGTATATCGGGAGGTCAGCCGGGGGCGCCAGGCATACTTCGTCTACCCCCGTATCGAGGACCCCGCAGACCAGACAGCCTCCTCCCCACCCCCTCCCTCCGAAACCGCCGAGGGGCCGTCCCTCCCAAAATCCTCCCATACCCTCAACACCCCGGGACCGGGATCCGACGCCCCATCCTCCGACGCCCCATCTCCCTCCCCTCCCCTCAAATCGGCTGAACAGATGTATTCCCTGTTATCCCGGGAGCACTTCGCAGGGTATACCGTCGCCCTCCTTCACGGCGGTATGAAGGAAGAGGAAAAACACGAAATCATGACAAATTTTTCCATGGGATCCATCCAGGTACTGGTAGCCACCACCGTAGTGGAGGTAGGGGTGGATGTGGCCAATGCCACCTGTCTAGTAGTAGAACACGCCGAGGCCTTCGGTCTCTCAGCCCTGCACCAGCTCCGGGGACGGGTCGGCCGGGGAACCGAGCAATCCTATGCCTTCCTGGTTTACCAAGAACCCCTGACCGATATTGCCAAGCAGCGACTCAAAATACTCAAACAAACCACCGACGGCTTTGCCATAGCTGAAAAGGATCTAGAACTTCGGGGCCCCGGTGATTTAGGTGGTGTGCAGCAATCGGGCTTTTTGCATTTTGTTTTTGCCGACCTAACCCGGGACCAGGAACTACTAAGTCAAACCCGTCAATTGGCCGATGCCATCCTGAACCAAGACCCGGAACTCTCCAGCCCGGACCACCGGGCCCTAGGAATGCTTCTTACCCTGCTCTAA
- a CDS encoding SulP family inorganic anion transporter, with protein sequence MMSNSKTTFFGRLKPQDFKKDLFGALTTAVVSLPMAVAFGVASGIGPQAGLYGAIIVGFFAAMFGGTSTLISEPTGPMTVLITAVVVRHTARYPENGLAIVFTIIMVAGLIQILFGVFKLGRYFTMMPYSVISGFMSGIGLLLVFNQLPLLLGASRAGKSVYDSISQIPELLGALPLPELALSAMGILLLFATPKAWGRRVPPQLIVLVIGGLLTYLVFEPGQVRTIGNISLGFPQLIMPRLVPSEIVSIITDAAILGVLGSIDSSLTAMIADSLTREHHNPDRELIGQGIGNMVSGLFGGLPGAGATMGTVVNIQTGARSPLSALMRSGILILVVSLLSPLLQYIPRVVLAAIAVKVGFNILDWSFLGRAHKISRTATLIMYSVLLLTVFVDLLVAVAVGVFIANILTIEQLSEHPSTKVHTIDPSGDPVVLNHQEQAVLEKIGREVILFHLSGPMIFGVAQAIAREAAALRDDVQVLILDLTEVVMLSTTVALGIENLVLEALSSHTRVFVCGASQEVREKLQRTELPETGVIFYDTRIQALEEAQQHCCSTEE encoded by the coding sequence ATGATGAGTAACAGTAAGACCACATTTTTTGGACGGCTCAAGCCCCAGGATTTCAAGAAGGACCTCTTCGGTGCCCTAACCACCGCAGTGGTGTCTCTGCCCATGGCGGTGGCCTTCGGGGTGGCCTCGGGGATTGGTCCCCAGGCGGGGCTCTACGGCGCCATCATAGTCGGTTTTTTTGCGGCTATGTTCGGCGGCACATCAACCCTGATCTCCGAGCCCACAGGCCCGATGACGGTACTCATTACCGCGGTGGTGGTCCGTCATACCGCCCGGTATCCCGAAAACGGCCTCGCCATCGTATTTACCATTATCATGGTAGCCGGACTCATTCAGATTCTCTTCGGGGTCTTCAAGCTCGGCCGCTACTTTACCATGATGCCCTACTCGGTCATTTCCGGTTTCATGTCCGGCATCGGTCTGCTCCTGGTGTTTAATCAGCTTCCCCTGCTGCTGGGGGCTTCCCGGGCTGGTAAAAGCGTCTACGATTCCATTTCCCAGATTCCCGAGCTGCTCGGCGCCCTTCCCTTACCCGAATTGGCCCTTTCTGCTATGGGGATTCTGCTGCTCTTCGCCACCCCCAAGGCTTGGGGCAGACGGGTTCCTCCCCAACTCATCGTTCTGGTTATCGGGGGGCTTCTTACCTATCTGGTATTTGAACCCGGCCAGGTCCGTACCATCGGGAACATCTCCCTGGGTTTCCCCCAGCTCATAATGCCCCGACTGGTACCCAGTGAAATCGTGTCTATCATCACCGATGCGGCGATTTTAGGGGTGCTAGGTTCCATAGATTCCAGCCTCACTGCCATGATCGCCGACAGCCTAACCCGGGAGCACCACAATCCCGATCGGGAGCTCATCGGACAGGGTATCGGAAATATGGTATCCGGACTTTTCGGGGGCCTGCCCGGCGCCGGGGCCACCATGGGAACGGTGGTCAATATTCAAACCGGAGCCCGCAGCCCCCTCTCGGCGCTCATGCGCTCGGGTATCCTCATCCTGGTAGTTTCCCTGCTCTCCCCCCTGCTCCAGTACATCCCCCGGGTGGTACTGGCTGCCATCGCAGTAAAAGTGGGCTTCAACATCCTGGATTGGAGTTTTCTGGGCCGGGCCCATAAGATTTCCCGGACCGCAACCCTCATTATGTACAGCGTCCTATTGCTTACGGTCTTCGTGGATCTCCTGGTGGCAGTCGCCGTGGGGGTCTTTATCGCCAATATCCTAACCATCGAACAACTTTCCGAGCACCCCTCAACGAAGGTGCACACCATCGACCCCAGCGGGGATCCGGTGGTTCTCAATCACCAGGAACAGGCTGTCCTAGAGAAGATCGGCCGGGAGGTCATTCTCTTCCACCTCAGCGGCCCCATGATCTTCGGTGTCGCCCAGGCCATAGCCCGGGAAGCCGCAGCCCTGCGCGATGATGTTCAGGTTCTCATTCTGGATCTCACCGAGGTCGTCATGTTGAGCACCACCGTTGCCCTGGGAATAGAGAACCTCGTTCTGGAAGCCCTCTCCTCCCACACCCGGGTATTCGTCTGCGGGGCCTCCCAGGAGGTTCGGGAAAAATTACAGCGTACCGAACTACCCGAAACCGGTGTTATCTTCTACGATACCCGTATACAAGCCCTGGAAGAAGCCCAGCAACACTGCTGCTCCACGGAGGAATAA
- a CDS encoding YggT family protein, whose product MNLPLALITLFQILGTIISVYSLLLVVRIIMTWFSQSPNRENPISFGRLESILERITEPYLALFRRMSWVRVQNLDLSPLVGLLVLQVVSITFLEFARRGRIALGIFLGVSIEAFLGTLSFLLFIVIILGALRIIAFYLKTSSLKMFWYSLDRLFQPLITPILAKLFPRRILPYGTALMLFTTVLIIAAVLCRLIIAFLVPLLMNLPF is encoded by the coding sequence ATGAATCTTCCCCTTGCGCTCATCACTCTGTTTCAGATTCTTGGAACCATCATCAGCGTGTATTCCCTACTCCTGGTGGTGCGCATCATAATGACCTGGTTTTCTCAGTCCCCGAACCGGGAAAACCCCATCTCCTTTGGCAGATTGGAATCCATTCTGGAACGGATTACCGAACCCTATCTGGCCCTATTCCGCCGCATGTCCTGGGTCAGGGTACAGAATCTCGACCTCAGTCCCCTGGTCGGTCTCCTGGTGCTGCAGGTGGTATCCATCACCTTCCTGGAATTTGCCCGCCGGGGCCGGATTGCCCTAGGAATTTTCCTGGGGGTCAGTATCGAAGCCTTTTTGGGTACCCTGTCCTTTCTCCTTTTTATAGTAATCATCCTGGGAGCCCTTCGAATAATCGCCTTCTACCTGAAAACTTCCAGTTTAAAAATGTTTTGGTACTCCCTTGATCGCTTATTCCAGCCCCTGATAACCCCGATCTTGGCAAAACTCTTTCCCAGGAGGATTCTTCCCTACGGAACAGCCCTCATGCTCTTCACTACGGTCCTCATTATCGCTGCGGTGCTGTGCAGGCTCATCATTGCATTTTTGGTCCCCCTGCTCATGAACTTGCCATTTTAG